GACCTCCCGGTTGAGAGCCGGGGGCAGGCAGGCGACCACGAGATCGACGTCCGCAGCGGCGGCGGCGGCCCGCCAGTCCTGCGCGACCCGTTCGTAGTCGTAGTGGTCGGCGATCCCGGTCGCGAGTGTCCGATTGATGTCGGCCACGGCGACGAGGCGCGGGCGAAGGGCGAGCCCCGGGTAGAGGTGGGGAAGATTCACCAGGGCCGCACTGTGTGCGCGCGCCATCGTGCCCGCGCCGACCATCCCTATCCGTAGCTCGGACATCACGGCTCCATTCGCGGCTCCGCCCAGCGGCGGGCACCGAGCCTATCACCGTGTTGGAACGATTGCACGGGCCTTTCCCGGCGAGTCCGGAGAGAGCGCGTCAGCCGATAAGCGGCAGGATGAACGCGGCGGCTTCCTTCACGCCCTCGACGGCGGGCTGGTACGGATCCTCGTTCTCGATCGAGAGCGGGCCGTCGTACCCGACCGACCGCAGGGCGGCGATGAAGGACACCCACCAGGCGCGGTCGTGGACGCGGCCCACAGTCCGGAAGACCCACGCCCGGTCGCGCGCATCGTCGAAGGGCGTCGTGTCGAGGACACCGGCGAGCACCACGCGATCGGCCTGCAGCCCGGTGTCCTTGAGGTGCACGTGCTGGATCGCCGGCCCGAGCGCCGCGATCACCGCCAACGGGTCCATCTGCTGCCAGAACAGGTGCGACGGATCCAGGTTCGCGCCGACCACCGGCCCGACCGCAGCGCGCATACGCAGGAGCGTGGGTACGTTGAAGACGAGATGGAGCGGATGGAGCTCGAAGGCGATCTGCCGCACGCCGTTGGCCGTGGCGTGGGCGGCCATCTCCTGCCAGAACGGGATGGCGACCTCCCACTGGCGTGCCAGAAGGGCCATCGCGTCGGCGGGCCATGGATAGAAGACCCAGTCCACCGTCGAAGCGCCGGGGCCGTCCCCGGGTGTGCCGGACATCGAGACCACCGTCTCGACCCCGAGTTCGCCGGCCAGCCGGATCGTGTCGCGGACGATCGCCTCCTGTGCGTGCCCGTGGACAGGATGGAGCGGCCAGGCCGAACAGTTGAGCGCCGCGATGCGGAGCCCCCGCGTCGCGAACGCGTCGGCGAAGGCGATGCGCTTGCGCCGATCGCCGAGCAGCTCGCCGAGGCGCAGGTGGGGCGCCGACGACTGCCCGCCGCCAGCGATCTCGATCGAGCGGCAGCCGATCGCGGCGGCGAGGTCGAGGGCCGCCGCGAACGAGAGGTCCGGTACCGAATCGGTGTACAGGCACAGATCCATGGTCACGCCGCGCTCACGACCGGATATCGGGGTTGGGCAGAACCACGTCGCTCACCTGGTGGAGCAGCTCGTGGTACGACGACCGTCCGGGCGAGCGGACTGAGTGTCATGACGTCCATGGACGGTCCCCTGTCGGGCGGGTTGCAGCCTGTCGTCACGGGACTGAGGCCCACCCATGGTATCGACAGCGGTCGTCAGGTTCCCGCGTCTCAGGGTCCGATACACGCGTAGAGGTAGCGGTGACCGACGATGCCCGGCGTCTCGATGTCGAACCGATACGTGGCCGACGGCAGGATGCCCGGCGGAGCCATCGCGAAGAGGACCGTCCCGCCGGATCCCGCGCTGGGCACCGTGTAGCGCCGGCCCTGGGTCATGCCGCTCAGCAGGACGGCGAGGGACGGCACCCGACTCAAGGCAAGTCCGGCTTGGTCGAGGACGGCTGCGATCACGTGCGCCCGGGGGTTCATCCCAGGGAACGTCACGCCGAGGTACGCCACCCGGCCGGCAGGGAGCTGGACCGCGGCGCGATAGCGCGGCACGCCCAGCGCATGACATACCCCACCTGGCTCACCGAGCCTCTC
The sequence above is drawn from the Chloroflexota bacterium genome and encodes:
- a CDS encoding sugar phosphate isomerase/epimerase codes for the protein MDLCLYTDSVPDLSFAAALDLAAAIGCRSIEIAGGGQSSAPHLRLGELLGDRRKRIAFADAFATRGLRIAALNCSAWPLHPVHGHAQEAIVRDTIRLAGELGVETVVSMSGTPGDGPGASTVDWVFYPWPADAMALLARQWEVAIPFWQEMAAHATANGVRQIAFELHPLHLVFNVPTLLRMRAAVGPVVGANLDPSHLFWQQMDPLAVIAALGPAIQHVHLKDTGLQADRVVLAGVLDTTPFDDARDRAWVFRTVGRVHDRAWWVSFIAALRSVGYDGPLSIENEDPYQPAVEGVKEAAAFILPLIG